The Aliiroseovarius pelagivivens DNA segment AAAGCGGCCTCGGTCAGCGCGGTGTCATAGCGCTGAAGACGCGCCACCAGCACCAGCATGCAGTAGCTGGCGATGAAGGTGGACTGACCGATGATGGTCAAGAACAGACCGTTCGACAGGAAGCTATCTGCACCCAGTCCCAACATCCGGTTGATGCGGTCCCAGAACACCAGCGTCGAGATACCGATCACAACGCCAGGGATCAGGATTGGCGCAATGATGATCGTGTAATAGGTCGCCCGAAGCTTGGGCCAGATCTGCGTAAGCATCAGTGCCCCCGCCAGACCCATCGTCACCGACAGAACGACCGTTCCCATCCCAACAAGGATCGAGTTCTTGATCCCGTTCAGAATGCGTTCGTCCTGGAACAAGGCACCGAACCACTCGAAGGTCAGGCATTCCCACGGTGTCGCCCGCGGAAAGCTGGGCGAGTTGAACGCCGTGATGGACATGATGATCAGGGGGCCGAGCAAATAGGAAAAGAAGATTCCCAGATAAACCCAGATCGACACACGTATGATTTTATCCGAGGTCATTTGCCGATATCTCCCATGTTCACTTTGAACACACGCATCAGGGCCAGCACCAGCAAGATACAGGTGACAAGCAGAACGATCGCGTAGGCGGCACCTTGCGGCCAGTCAGAGTTGTCGTTGAACTGCTGATAGATCAACTGCGTGAACCACAGACTGGACGGACCCCCAAGGATTTGGGGTGCAGCCAGTGCACCGGCAGACAGCATGAACACCATCGTACAGCCCGAGCTGATACCCGGCTTGGCGTAGGGAATAACCACTCGTTTGTGGATCCTCCACCACGGGGCACCAAGGTCACGCGCGGCCTCGATCTGGTTGTGATCAAGGCTTTCGATCACGTTGTAGATCGGGAAGATCATCAAAAGGATGTACGCGTACCCCAGACCCGCATAAAGCGCGATGTCGTTGCGGATGAAGTCAAAGGGCGTGTCGAATATCCCGGACCCTACAAGCAGCGTGTTTATAACCCCGCTTTCCCCAAAGATGATGCGCAACGCGAAGGCGCGCAGGATCTCGTTGATCCAGTAGGGGATGATCAGCATCAGCGCGAAAACGCGGATGTGGTTGCCCTTGTTCTGACCCAGATAATAGGCAATCGGATAACACAGGATCAGGTTGAAGATGGTCACACAGACCGCCGCCACCAGCGTACGGAAGAACACTTTCAGGTCCACCGCATTATAATCCTGCGACCCGCCTTCGGGGCCAAAGATCAGGTATTTGTAGTTCTCAAGCGTATAGACATCCTTCGGCCCACCGATCTCGGGCGGGGGAAGGTTTGGACGGAACGAGAAGTCGAGCATCGACAGCTGCGGAAGAATGATCAGGCCGACGGTCCAAAACAGGACCAGACCCAGCATCAAGGATCCCATCAGCGTGCCGTTCCGGTTGAAGAATTCCTTCAGGAAACTTGGCATCGCTCCACTCCTTATTCCGCGGCCAATTCGCCGGCGGGAACCGCAACGGCGTTGTTCACGTCATATTCCAGCGTCATGTCCTGACCCGAATGGTCATCGAACGACTGGCCGTGGTTGGGGATTGCGACCTTCAACTCTTTGCCGCCATCGCCTTCCATGAAGATGTTGAAAGAGTTACCCTCAAATTCTTCGTGGTTAACCTTGGCGGTGACGAAGTGATCGCCCTGCGTGCCGGTCGGTGCCAGAGACAGCGCTTCGGGACGAATGAACATCATCGCCTCGTCACCCACTTTCATCTTGCCCTGATTGGCGGTCGAGATGCGCGACAGCAGGTCGCCCGAACGGTTGGTTCGGATCAATACATGCTTGTCTTTCACGTCGATGACCTTGCCACGGAAGACGTTGTTTTCCCCCACGAAGCTGGCCGCAAATGCGGTCGCCGGATCGTTGTAGATGGTTTTGCCATCAGCGATCTGGTCAATCACACCCGCGCGCATCACGGCGATATCGTCTGACATGGTCAGCGCTTCGCCTTGGTCGTGCGTGATGTAGATGAACGTAATACCGACGCGCTTCTGAATTTCACGAAGCTCGGTACGCATGTGTTGGCGCAGCTTCAGGTCAAGCGCGGACAGCGGTTCATCCAGCAACAACACATCAGGTTCTGCACAAAGCGCGCGGGCAATGGCCACACGCTGACGCTGACCACCCGACAGTTCCGAGGGCAGCTTATCGCCCTGACCCGGCAGTGCGATCATGTCCAAAAGTTCATCCGCGCGCTTGCGACGTTCACGTGCCGAGGCACCTGCAATCTCCATCGAGAAGGTGATGTTCTCCCAAACCTTCATCAGAGGGAAAAGCGCGAGGTTCTGGAAAATCAGAGCAGTCGGACGCTTGTTCGGCCCGATGCCCTTCATGTTGTTTCCACCAATCAGCACGTTGCCTTCGCTGGGTTCAAGAAAACCCGAAACGGCGCGCAGGATCGTGGTCTTGCCACAGCCCGACGGTCCAAGGAACGAGAAGAAGTCGCCCCCTTTGATGTGCACATTCGCGTCGCGCACGGCGACGAAATCTCCAAAGCGGATCCAGAGGTTTTCAAGATCGACGCCTACTCCGGCACTCATATGGTCTCTCCCCATAAACGGGTCGCTCACGCGCTGATCTCAGGCGTGCGACCGTGTTTCCAGACGTTTCAGTCAGTTTGGTAAGGCGCCCCCATCCCACGACGGGGGCGCACAGTTTTCAAGTCGCTTAGGCGCTCTTGAACTTGTTGACGAACTCGGTACGCACATCCGCATACCAAGGCGCTTCAGCAGGCCAGGGGTTCAGGTTGGCCAGGCTTTCACCCGGATAGGCTTCCGAGAAGTTCTTCTTGTAGGTGTCACCCGAATAGGTGTCGGCACCCAGCACCGGCGAGTTATAGCCGTGGCTGTCGATCGCGACGCCTGCAGGTTGTTGACGATAGGCGTATTCGATGAAGGCATAGACCTGCTCTTCATTGGTTGCGCCAACCGGCATCGACATACCGTCGACCCATGCCATCGCACCTTCAACTGGTGCCTGATAGTGCACCGGCTCGCCTGCCGATTTCAGGGCCAGCGGCGGACCATCCCAAGTCTGACCAACCACAACGCCTTCGTTCAGAAGACCGTTCTTCTGGGTGTCAGCATCGTTCCAGATCAGCTTGATGCGCGACTTGCGTGCGACACACCAGTCGGTGATTTGGCCCCATACCTTACGCATGGTGTCTTCGTCGTTATACGCAGCCCAGACCGAGCCCGGCTCCATCTCGCCCGACGCTTCCATGTACAGACCAGCGCCCAGCATCATCGAGTGTGCACGACCCATGGTCTTGCCAGCGTTTTCTTCCGACCAGACGTCGCCATAGCTGGGTGCATCACCCGCCGGCAGCCATTTGTCGGTACGATAGGCAATGCCTTCGGTGCCCCAGATGTGCGGCAGCCAGTGTGCGCCGCCACCAGCAAAGTTCCATGCATCGGTGCCAATCTTGGCCATCGCCGGGTTCACAGCGTCGATATTCACTTTCGCCAGATCGAAGGGTTTCAGAAGCTCAAGCGGCTCCCACTGCAGCGAACGGTTGTTGGTGGGCGATATGATGTCGAAGCCCTGACCTTTGGTCGCTTTCATCTTGTTGATGATTTCTTCGTTCGATCCGATACCGGTGTAGTTCACCTTGATGCCGGTCTCGCTTTCGAAGCCTGCGATGAACTCGGGTGGCAGATAGTCGGACCACATCAGGATGTTGACTTCACCGGAGGACGCCAGCGCGTTCTTCACGTAAAGCGGCGTCGCCAGTGCAGCAGCGCCCATCGTGGTCGCGCCTTTCAGCACGGAACGACGACTGAATTTGTTCTCTGTTGTCATTGTATTCTCCCGTTGGTTTTTCTTTTTGTCTTGTGACAGTTTTTTTCATTATCCGGCGCACCAATAGCGCCAGCTGTTGTTGCTTGTTCGGTCCAGTTTCAGTGCCGCGATTTGGCTTCTGATCGTTCTTGACCATCAATTCGCGACAAACCGGGCCTCAGATCCAATTTTCTCCCTTTATTTTCAAATAACTAAGCACCAAGATACAAACTGGACACATCAACACCTTGATACTTGATTTCACTGGACCGACTCCTCGGCCACCTTACGAAGTGAACGACCTGAAAGGGGGGTGTGTCAACTGCGCACCCCAGCCGCTCTCGAATCCCCTCAGATCGAAAGACCAATAAGGGCGACACCTCCTGCCATCAGGACCGCGGCCAGAAGGCGACGACGCCAGTTGCCTTCACCCAAAAAGACAAAGCCAATCAATGCCGCGAAAATGACCGACGTTTCACGTAATGCCGACACCGCGCCAAGCGGGGCAAAGTTCTTGGCATACAAGACCAAGCCATAGGCCGTCATCGATACTATGCCGCCCAGAATGCCGATCATCCAAGTGCGCCGCGGCAATGCACGGATCGCGTTTCCACGTCGCAATGCGATAAAACCCACGATGAAAATATGCAGCACCGAATGCCACGCCCAATAGGACAGCGTATCACCCGACAGCCGCACGCCGACCCCATCCACCAGCGAATAACCCGAGATGCAGAACCCGGTGCCAAGGGCGAAGAACAGCGCAGCCCGCCCGACCCCGTGCCGAAGCGCCGCCCAGCTGGAAATCTGGATTGCCACAGCGATCAGGGCGATGCCGTACCACGCCTGTGCGGGCAGTATCTCGCCCACGAACAGCATGGCCCACAACGAGACGAGCGCAGGCACGATGCCGCGCGCAATGGGGTAGACGACGCTGAGGTCTCCGTGTTTGTAGGCCTGTCCCAGCATATAGAAATAGCCGAAGTGGATCACCGTAGAGGCGATCAGGTAAGGCCAGCTTTCCACAGAGGGAAATGGCAGCACTGTCACCATGACCAGACCGGGGATCACGTGGCCCAGCGCCACCAGACCCAATGTGGATGTCCGATCCCCTGCCGTTTTCACAATGGTGTTCCATGTGGCGTGCAACAGTGCCGCCGACAGGATGATCAGGACGATGCCCGTTGTCATAAGGTCAGATCACATCTTCAAACAGTTGGCGCAGGTTTTCGCGGGTCAGTTCGACCGGGTTGCCGCCGCAGCTAGGATCCTTGATCGCCCCTTCAACAAGGGCATCCATTTGGTCAGCGCTCACCCCCATCTCGGACAGTTTGCGCGGGATCTCGAAGCTGTCGTTGAAGTCTTGAACGAAACTTTGGAAGCCTTTGAAGCCGCCCTCGATCCCCAGATAGCCCACCGCACGGTCGAAACGATCGGCGATCACATCCGCGTTGAACTCTAACACAGCCGGCATACAGACCGCATTCGTGGTCCCGTGGTGGGTATTGAAGATCGCGCCGACCGGGTGGGACAGCGCATGGATCGCGCCCAAGCCCTTCTGGAAGGCAGTCGCGCCCATCGCGGCGGCGGACATCATGTTGGCTCGCGCCTCAAGATCGGTGCCGTCCGCATAGGCGCGCGGCAGATAGTCGACGACCAGCCGCATCCCTTCCAGCGCAATGCCTTGCGACATCGGGTGGTAGTGCGGGGACGAGAACGCCTCGACGCAATGCGCGAAGGCATCCAGTCCGGTGCCTGCGGTGATGAACTTGGGCATGCCCACGGTCAACTCCGGGTCCGCAATCACGACGGCTGGCAGAACCTTGGGGTGGAAGATGATCTTCTTCTCATGCGTCTCAGAATTCGTGATGATCGAGGCACGCCCCACTTCCGAGCCCGTCCCCGCCGTGGTCGGCACCGCGATGATTGGCGCAATCGCATCCGCATCCGCGCGGGTCCACCAGTCGCCGATATCCTCAAAGTCCCAGATCGGGCGGGTTTGGCCCGCGTAGAACGCGACCATCTTGCCCAGATCCAAGCCCGAGCCACCGCCGAAGGCAATCACACCATCATGGCCGCCTGCCTTGTAGGCTTCAACGCCCGCATGCAGGTTAATCTCGGACGGGTTCGGGTCCACGTCGCTGAACATGCCGCGGCCCAGACCAGCGGCCTCCATGATATCCAGCGTAGCTTGCGTGATTGGCAAGTCGGCCAGACCCTTGTCGGTCACCAGAAGCGGGCGCTTCATGCCCGCCTGCGCACAGGCCTCGGGCAGTTCCTTGATGCGGCCTGCGCCGAATTTCATAGCGGTCGGATAGGACCAGTTTCCAACAAGGCTCATGATGTCACCTTCTTCAGATGGTAGGATTTCGGGCGTGTCAGGTTGTGGAAGCCGATCACGGACAGCCCCCCTCCGCGCCCAGTGTTTTTGCAGCCGGTCCAGCACAGGCCAGGATCAAGATAGTCCGCACGGTTCATGAAAACTGTCCCCGTTTCGACCTGATCGCCCACGTGCGCGGCACGATCCACATCGCTGGTCCACAAGCTCGCCGTCAGACCGAACTCGCTGTCATTCATCAGCGCGATGGCTTCATCATCGGATGAGACCTTCATGATCCCCACAACGGGGCCAAAGCTTTCGTCGCGCATCACGCGCATGTCGTGGGTGACGTTTGTCAGGATCTGCGGCGTCAGATAGGCACCGCCATCATCC contains these protein-coding regions:
- a CDS encoding ABC transporter permease codes for the protein MPSFLKEFFNRNGTLMGSLMLGLVLFWTVGLIILPQLSMLDFSFRPNLPPPEIGGPKDVYTLENYKYLIFGPEGGSQDYNAVDLKVFFRTLVAAVCVTIFNLILCYPIAYYLGQNKGNHIRVFALMLIIPYWINEILRAFALRIIFGESGVINTLLVGSGIFDTPFDFIRNDIALYAGLGYAYILLMIFPIYNVIESLDHNQIEAARDLGAPWWRIHKRVVIPYAKPGISSGCTMVFMLSAGALAAPQILGGPSSLWFTQLIYQQFNDNSDWPQGAAYAIVLLVTCILLVLALMRVFKVNMGDIGK
- a CDS encoding ABC transporter ATP-binding protein is translated as MSAGVGVDLENLWIRFGDFVAVRDANVHIKGGDFFSFLGPSGCGKTTILRAVSGFLEPSEGNVLIGGNNMKGIGPNKRPTALIFQNLALFPLMKVWENITFSMEIAGASARERRKRADELLDMIALPGQGDKLPSELSGGQRQRVAIARALCAEPDVLLLDEPLSALDLKLRQHMRTELREIQKRVGITFIYITHDQGEALTMSDDIAVMRAGVIDQIADGKTIYNDPATAFAASFVGENNVFRGKVIDVKDKHVLIRTNRSGDLLSRISTANQGKMKVGDEAMMFIRPEALSLAPTGTQGDHFVTAKVNHEEFEGNSFNIFMEGDGGKELKVAIPNHGQSFDDHSGQDMTLEYDVNNAVAVPAGELAAE
- a CDS encoding extracellular solute-binding protein, translated to MTTENKFSRRSVLKGATTMGAAALATPLYVKNALASSGEVNILMWSDYLPPEFIAGFESETGIKVNYTGIGSNEEIINKMKATKGQGFDIISPTNNRSLQWEPLELLKPFDLAKVNIDAVNPAMAKIGTDAWNFAGGGAHWLPHIWGTEGIAYRTDKWLPAGDAPSYGDVWSEENAGKTMGRAHSMMLGAGLYMEASGEMEPGSVWAAYNDEDTMRKVWGQITDWCVARKSRIKLIWNDADTQKNGLLNEGVVVGQTWDGPPLALKSAGEPVHYQAPVEGAMAWVDGMSMPVGATNEEQVYAFIEYAYRQQPAGVAIDSHGYNSPVLGADTYSGDTYKKNFSEAYPGESLANLNPWPAEAPWYADVRTEFVNKFKSA
- a CDS encoding EamA family transporter; the protein is MTTGIVLIILSAALLHATWNTIVKTAGDRTSTLGLVALGHVIPGLVMVTVLPFPSVESWPYLIASTVIHFGYFYMLGQAYKHGDLSVVYPIARGIVPALVSLWAMLFVGEILPAQAWYGIALIAVAIQISSWAALRHGVGRAALFFALGTGFCISGYSLVDGVGVRLSGDTLSYWAWHSVLHIFIVGFIALRRGNAIRALPRRTWMIGILGGIVSMTAYGLVLYAKNFAPLGAVSALRETSVIFAALIGFVFLGEGNWRRRLLAAVLMAGGVALIGLSI
- a CDS encoding iron-containing alcohol dehydrogenase translates to MSLVGNWSYPTAMKFGAGRIKELPEACAQAGMKRPLLVTDKGLADLPITQATLDIMEAAGLGRGMFSDVDPNPSEINLHAGVEAYKAGGHDGVIAFGGGSGLDLGKMVAFYAGQTRPIWDFEDIGDWWTRADADAIAPIIAVPTTAGTGSEVGRASIITNSETHEKKIIFHPKVLPAVVIADPELTVGMPKFITAGTGLDAFAHCVEAFSSPHYHPMSQGIALEGMRLVVDYLPRAYADGTDLEARANMMSAAAMGATAFQKGLGAIHALSHPVGAIFNTHHGTTNAVCMPAVLEFNADVIADRFDRAVGYLGIEGGFKGFQSFVQDFNDSFEIPRKLSEMGVSADQMDALVEGAIKDPSCGGNPVELTRENLRQLFEDVI